Proteins co-encoded in one Prunus persica cultivar Lovell chromosome G6, Prunus_persica_NCBIv2, whole genome shotgun sequence genomic window:
- the LOC18773890 gene encoding S-adenosylmethionine carrier 1, chloroplastic/mitochondrial isoform X1 — translation MGPLTLAVDSKSCSGTSSGYGFADEYCKKTQYAPIGTRKSFASVSLHEDKPFDFLRTLFEGVIAGGTAGVVVETALYPIDTIKTRLQAARGGGKIVLKGLYSGLAGNLAGVLPASAIFVGVYEPTKQKLLKMFPENLSALAHFTAGAFGGVAASLVRVPTEVVKQRMQTGQFTSASDAVRLIASKEGFKGFYAGYGSFLLRDLPFDAIQFCLYEQLRLGYKAAAKRELNDPENAIIGAFAGALTGAATTPLDVIKTRLMVQGSANQYKGIIDCVQTIVREEGPPALLKGIGPRVLWIGIGGSIFFGVLERTKRFLSQRRPTLPEDSKQD, via the exons ATGGGTCCTCTGACGCTAGCAGTGGATTCAAAAAGCTGTTCAGGAACTTCATCAG gatatGGTTTTGCAGATGAATATTGCAAGAAAACGCAGTATGCTCCTATAGGAACACGGAAGTCTTTTGCATCAGTCAGTTTGCATGAAGATAAGCCATTTGATTTCTTACGCACTTTATTTG AGGGTGTTATAGCAGGAGGTACAGCTGGTGTTGTTGTTGAAACAGCTCTATACCCCATTGATACTATAAAGACAAGACTGCAG GCTGCTCGTGGGGGAGGGAAAATAGTCTTGAAGGGCCTTTATTCTGGGTTAGCTGGAAATCTTGCTGGTGTCTTACC GGCTTCTGCAATTTTTGTTGGAGTCTATGAACCTACGAAGCAGAAATTGTTGAAGATGTTTCCTGAAAATCTAAGTGCTTTAGCTCATTTT ACAGCAGGGGCTTTTGGAGGCGTTGCTGCTTCACTCGTTCGTGTTCCGACAGAG GTTGTTAAGCAAAGGATGCAAACTGGGCAGTTTACATCGGCCTCTGATGCTGTCCGCCTTATTGCTTCTAAAGAGGGTTTCAAAGGATTCTATGCG GGATACGGATCGTTCTTATTGAGAGATTTGCCATTTGATGCAATTCAATTTTGCCTATACGAGCAGCTTCGGCTAGGTTACAAAGCGGCG gCAAAAAGAGAGCTCAATGATCCTGAGAATGCTATAATTGGAGCTTTTGCTG GGGCACTAACTGGAGCTGCAACCACTCCTCTTGATGTGATTAAAACCAGGCTAATGGTTCAG GGATCTGCAAACCAGTACAAAGGAATCATTGATTGTGTTCAAACTATTGTCAGGGAAGAAGGACCTCCTGCTCTTTTGAAG GGCATTGGGCCAAGAGTTCTGTGGATAGGCATAGGTGGATcgattttttttggtgtcCTTGAGCGTACAAAGCGGTTTCTTTCTCAGAGGCGACCAACACTTCCTGAAGACTCAAAGCAGGATTAA
- the LOC18773890 gene encoding S-adenosylmethionine carrier 1, chloroplastic/mitochondrial isoform X2 yields the protein MGPLTLAVDSKSCSGTSSDEYCKKTQYAPIGTRKSFASVSLHEDKPFDFLRTLFEGVIAGGTAGVVVETALYPIDTIKTRLQAARGGGKIVLKGLYSGLAGNLAGVLPASAIFVGVYEPTKQKLLKMFPENLSALAHFTAGAFGGVAASLVRVPTEVVKQRMQTGQFTSASDAVRLIASKEGFKGFYAGYGSFLLRDLPFDAIQFCLYEQLRLGYKAAAKRELNDPENAIIGAFAGALTGAATTPLDVIKTRLMVQGSANQYKGIIDCVQTIVREEGPPALLKGIGPRVLWIGIGGSIFFGVLERTKRFLSQRRPTLPEDSKQD from the exons ATGGGTCCTCTGACGCTAGCAGTGGATTCAAAAAGCTGTTCAGGAACTTCATCAG ATGAATATTGCAAGAAAACGCAGTATGCTCCTATAGGAACACGGAAGTCTTTTGCATCAGTCAGTTTGCATGAAGATAAGCCATTTGATTTCTTACGCACTTTATTTG AGGGTGTTATAGCAGGAGGTACAGCTGGTGTTGTTGTTGAAACAGCTCTATACCCCATTGATACTATAAAGACAAGACTGCAG GCTGCTCGTGGGGGAGGGAAAATAGTCTTGAAGGGCCTTTATTCTGGGTTAGCTGGAAATCTTGCTGGTGTCTTACC GGCTTCTGCAATTTTTGTTGGAGTCTATGAACCTACGAAGCAGAAATTGTTGAAGATGTTTCCTGAAAATCTAAGTGCTTTAGCTCATTTT ACAGCAGGGGCTTTTGGAGGCGTTGCTGCTTCACTCGTTCGTGTTCCGACAGAG GTTGTTAAGCAAAGGATGCAAACTGGGCAGTTTACATCGGCCTCTGATGCTGTCCGCCTTATTGCTTCTAAAGAGGGTTTCAAAGGATTCTATGCG GGATACGGATCGTTCTTATTGAGAGATTTGCCATTTGATGCAATTCAATTTTGCCTATACGAGCAGCTTCGGCTAGGTTACAAAGCGGCG gCAAAAAGAGAGCTCAATGATCCTGAGAATGCTATAATTGGAGCTTTTGCTG GGGCACTAACTGGAGCTGCAACCACTCCTCTTGATGTGATTAAAACCAGGCTAATGGTTCAG GGATCTGCAAACCAGTACAAAGGAATCATTGATTGTGTTCAAACTATTGTCAGGGAAGAAGGACCTCCTGCTCTTTTGAAG GGCATTGGGCCAAGAGTTCTGTGGATAGGCATAGGTGGATcgattttttttggtgtcCTTGAGCGTACAAAGCGGTTTCTTTCTCAGAGGCGACCAACACTTCCTGAAGACTCAAAGCAGGATTAA